One Nicotiana tomentosiformis chromosome 1, ASM39032v3, whole genome shotgun sequence genomic window, CACGAATTCATATAATAAGATCACAATCTTTCTAAAAGTCATCATTCTCTTTTATATATACAATAAATAAAACATGAAAAGTAGCCCTTCTCTTTGGTCTTACTGCATCTGGCGCCCAAATAAAGGGTTAAAATTAGCTTTTGCCAAGTCaaccaaatatatattttaacgtTTATATAGTCTATTCTTTGAATAAATGATCAAATATCATGTAGGCCAACATAGCCACTACGTACTAACTTTGATGGGACTTGTGCTCTTTGTAAAGAAGTATTAGAAAAATTAATGATTGTTAAGGCCTCAAATTAAACAAGAGCAGGAGTAGAATAATACGAGATCGTGTAACTTTATTCACTATCCACAAATAGCACACATGAGGAATAAAGTAGAGTTTGACTAATAGAGTATCATAGTATAGCCAAAAAAAGAGACTTCGAATGGAATTACATGCTGATTTTGATTGATTTGATTGACTTTGAGTTTATTTCCAGCTTATTTTTTCATTCCAATACACCTTTTAACACATCCTAAAGAAAATTACCATCCAGctagagtccggaaccaaaatgtgattcttttggactcaaagaactaAAATATGTGGGGAAAAAACTTGGGGACCATAATATGTATAGCATGGTATTGCACCGCACTATACCTTAACAGACAAACGTAAAAGTTGTGCCCACTAATAATTCTTCTGGTATTAACTGACACGCCAATAATTCAACATGGTATAATGCGATTAAATACAGCGCTATACGTAAAAGTTGAGCCCACTAATAAATCTTTTGTACTTAATTGATAGACCAATAATTTAACTGGGTATGACATGCatatttaaggcgctatacatcaattttttccttatttaaagagTTTGAGGAGGATTTTGTACCGTTGTCATTTTTGtttttgtgttgtagtattaaactaataaataacccgagaaataaaaacacatgcgcaaataatgtaaaacataaataatgttgCTAATATAtactgaatgtcatatgtacaGATAATAAAAAATACAGTGTGTCCCACAACCTGCATGCTTTAAAGTATtggctggcctgaggcgcatcccatcccgcccggctacaCTATCAGGATTATCCTCATCACGCCGCCTCTTTCTCGGAGGATGCGCTGAAGCATGATCGTCGGTAAGGATGGCAGGCTCAGTAGAAGGGGTCGTCGGTCCAGCataacctacagaataataatatattttagtatatgaaatatatattactAATATACGTATTAGCTAAAACAAATTTAATAGTCTTACCATGATCTCGGcaggctcctgaatataatcatccgtcTTAGGCATGTCCGTATCACACAaagtggcctccgtgacgggcgaggatgatgcctttaaaaaaaaattgctttagatattgatgactaatcaatgagataaaaataaatataaatgatGACCCATAACTCAGTCGGCACCCACTATGCACATCTCGTGTCGGACGATCATCAGCAATCGTCGATGGCTCTGGAGGACGAGAAAAATACTGATCTCACTCATGTCGCGTAATGGACGTGCCCGCGATCAACAATGAAGCTGACAGGGTCACCTGCAAAGTCCCTGGCGTCAGCTGAAGGCTGAATGGCGGCATATCATGGGGAGCATCATGTGGCTTAGGGTGGTCACCCGACTGATCAACTCCAAAATCTTGAACAGGTGGctcaacgcccccttgctggggaccatATCCTCGCCGACCCCTGCGACCTCGTGGGACACCTCTTCCTCTCTAGGCATGTCTGCCGTGTCGATCACGTTCAGGCTCCACTGCTGGCCCATGATGGTACTACTCTGGCGGCAAATAATCAGCCTCGTGTCCTAAGCGCTCGTCATCTCGGGCTCACCTCAATGTCCGGGAAGCCAGATCCTTAACCTGATggccatactcgtgcaaagtTGTCGCTCCTACGCCGGTATACTGCTATATCTATAGCCCTAACTGGTAGAACAGATGTAAGCCAATAGCCTGACGGGCGTCAAGTGCAAACGACTGTCCCCACTCAATGCAGCCTTCTTCGCTGGCTGGAACCCGGTGAGCAACATCTCCAGGTACTGCAATCCCGTATAATCTCTGAGCACATGCGAGTAAGCTACTGGATGTCCATCAACCGGCAGCCCATACAAAACTTCCATGTCGTGAAGCGTGATAGTAGCCTCGCCAATGGGTAAATGaaatgtgtgcgtctccggttTCCACCGCTCTATCAAAGCCGTGATCAACAACCAGTCCAACTACAACTGGCTGATCTCAATAATCCCATAGAAACTCGTATCCTGAAGGAGTCTGACTATACGAGGATGATGTGGGTGGGCCCTAAGAAAGTCTCAAATATCGTCTACCCATCTAGCGCGAAATGTCTGGGCCAAACACAGCCCCTCCCATATGCTCGGCCTAtagcaacagtagctctagcgATGTAGGTTCGGAATGCACAGGCGGAACCTCCATGACTACTACTGTAAATTGAATTATTTTATacgttagtttattattttatatgttaagtttattattttatatgttagtttattattttatatgtttgtttcttattttatattttagtttatcattttatatattagtttattactcacatattttttactataataaaattaaataattaatttttataactatacaagatttaattattaaatatttatgtaaaaatacttagtttgacaaatattgttattttctaatgttattttcttacatttgttgactagaattcgagagagtttgtgtttgaagtttgaaCTATCAACTTTTTAAAGATATGTTTGGGTTTAacagataattaaatgattaatttcaatagctacaaagatactacgctaaagggcactacattttactacgctaaaagggcactacattacaaatacgagCACTACATTAAAATTACGGGCACACGATACCACTACATGTACTAAAGCCACATATGAAtatgtacaacaataacatccaaataagattaattattcctaaattaataatttatctattttactaatcttttagcAAATAACTAATCTAAatcggataaaaataataaattaatttaatcacaaaataatCACGAAAAagcatataccacagtaaaaattaactaattaacattatttttaacaactaataacaatttctctattttactatttttttagcacactaataatataatctagataaaaaataacaaattagataaatcgcaaaacaatcacgaaataaCATATAACACAGTTTAAAACAACTAATAggcattttttatacatgagttttaacaaaaaataagtcGAAATACCTcgattttaattttttgaaaagttgaagatttggtgatttggagtcGCAACGAGCAACCCATTACGAAATAACGCCTTATACACGATGTGGGACCGAGAATCTACACTTTTTGTGGGACCGGTGGGCTCCATTCAAATTTTTTTGGTTAAAAATGGTATGGGGACGGCTGTGGAGGGGGGGGTGGGGGGGTTGTTATGGTTCGTGCCTTTGGGGAAGGAGACTTGCATGCTTTTTTATCTAGGTATATCGCGCATATATATCGCGCTATTCCCGCCCATTTAAAGTTCAAATATAGCGCGATATtgcaccgcgctataccttaacggacaaacatGCCGTTAAGGTATAACGCGGTGAAataccgcgctatatatattatGGTCCCCAAATTTGTTTCCCACATATTTTGATTGtttgagtaaaaaaaaaaaaacacactaTGGTTTTTTGTCCTCCATATAGTGACGAAAATGGAAAAAGAAAGATAAGAGAAAGGAAAACCTCAGGCATTCCTTCAACTTGTTGTGTATTCACAAACAGTTTTAAAATAAGTTTTATGTAATGATTGTagtgtaaaaaatatttatatagttAGGCCGTTAAACAATAACTGAAGGTAACTTTATATAAGAAATTAGACCAATAATATAAAAATTGTCGTGTAATGTGAACAATGATAATCGAACCTACATTTATTGTACCGCGGTGTAACGAACTCTCACGGATATCGTTTACCGTCAAAATATTCATGTATTCTGGTAGTGTTAGGGTTTACGCCACTTTAATTTATTTGTAGCGTGTTTACTTATTCCAGTCTAACATCGTTGGAAAATTCCCTAGCCCTGAATTTTACAATTCCACACGCAGATAAATAGAAGCATTGCTTGTAAAAATTTTCTGATGATAAATTTATGTAATATATTTTAATGTGGTGAAACTAATATTATGTTATGATGTCCAGTCACAGATAAAGAGAgatcttttctttttgttcttgatACTAGCAATCTCATCCAACTAATTAAAATTCGATGGATCTTATCCTTTTGATATAACTAGTTGAAAAAGAAAGCTACCTCATATGTGTGGCTGTGTGTGTACACAGTACACACTATAATTATGTGATTCTTTTCATTTTTTACTGTTCACTTCTTATTTAATCATATGCGctcttccttttcttttattaCTAATACCTTGTTCAATATGACAAGTATATTATTTTAGTTATATAACCTTTTTGTATGAGATAAGAAAAATAACAcagaaaatcagtaaataaaacataaaaattgtTGATAGAAGTATTTTCTTCTATTCAAATTATAAGTGAGCTCGAAAGATATTTCCTTCGAACCATCAATACCTAAAGAGACTACAGCAGTAACCCTATCGaatctttttcttattttcttcatttttctaattatctccactttcaatgaaatattgtacgggtattttttttttattttttttttaacaatcttatggtatttaaaatttattgGCTCGTTTAAACAGAATTATACTATTTAGGAACTATTAAAGGGAGAAGCGTCCCCTACAAGACATAAACTCGAGACCTCTAATTAAGGATGGAAGGATCTCGTCTATCCATCACACTCCTTGGTGGTGTGTAGAGTGACAATAGTTATTATTCCTtcaattctattttatactataaTTCTCTTCTTTTTGGTTTGTTCAAGAAAATGACTAACTCACACcatagatcctcctaatttgggagggattaaaaaaaaaaaaagtctgcCTAACCCACACCATCTTTTGTGGTTTTGTTTTAAAAATTCAATAAAACAATTTGATTTTACACACGACTTAGAAATAACTATGATTAACACAGGAAATGATCCTAAACTGTTCTTCAACTTCTTAACTGAAGAATTGTCATTCATCCTTTGTTGCAACAATTAACATATACTTGAAGAAATTCAACCCAATAAATTGCAACAATTAGTACTTTGCCACTCTTTTTGTCCATGAAAAGAACTAGCACTCTTATTGTCTCTGTCAATTATTTTATGTTCCATATAGCAGTAAGGGTTACACTCTTTATGTAGTTACAATGGTGAAAAACTAAATCTCGAAAGTGATCAGtgaaaaatacaataaaataaacTATCTCCCAAAACTGGCGATCGATTACGCGACTAAGGTACAAAAAAAAGGTCTTCAGATTAATGCACAACTTGCTCTAATATTGAGCTATGGCCGATGCTGCTGCTCTCTTAATGGCTGTCACATCATTTCTGTAAACCATTTTGCTCCTATTATTTTCGCATAAAAATTTACCCACAATCTTTATGCTCTGTCCCATCACTATATTCTTCCAAATTTCCTCTGCTTCTTCCTCTGCATTTCTCTGTTTCCTCCTAAAAACTTCTGTTGCATCTAATCTTTGAATTTTCCATCCCTTAACATTTATCAGTCTCTTTATTTTCTCTAGTTGTTTACTAGCTAGTATACAATTATTGATCTTCACTTCATTAATTGCTTCCTTTAGTAGCCTCTCGCGTGTCTCCACGTCAACAGAATTTGATAATTCAGCTCGAAAATAACTATCAAATTCTGGTACACCAATTGCTTTACGAATGCCTTTGGTATAATCTGTGTTTTTTGGATTGAACATGTTTCTTACTTCCTCAATCATACCTATCTCCATCATTTTGTCCACTCGTTCGTACAAAAATGAATTTAGTACGTTCATAGACACATCGACCCATAGGAAACAACAATCATACCTCGTACGAAAATTATGAGAGTTGTCGTGTACAAGCGCCTCGATAAACGAATTGGAACCTCCAACGATGATCGGAAGTTTACCGCAGTCGGTTATTGAGCTAACTGCAAGTGAAGCCATGTTGCAGAAGTTTTTGGTGGTGAATTCTTTGTAAGGATCAATTACGCCTAGGAGATGATGTGGTATATTACAACGTTCTTCTTGTGTGATTTTGTTAGTGGCAATATCAAGGCCTTTGTACACTTGTATTTTGTCTGAGTTCACTACTTCTCCTCTGAATTGAGTGGCTAAGTCTATAGAGAGTCTTGATTTTCCGGCGCCGGTGACTCCCATCACAAACAAAACCTTATCCTTTTGAGGCAAATTTCGAAGGTGTAGCAAATTTGGCCATACTTGTTTGCACATTAATGTAGAGTTTCTCATTCCAATCATACTAGGACGATAACAACAACGTCTCAATCTCAAACAAATTAGTGTCCGGTTCGATCCGAAAATGGGTACGGATGGGAAGTACCTTATAGATGGAAATGCGGCAACTTGACAATGTGTTTGTTATAAGAGCGTTTTGGAGAAAGAAA contains:
- the LOC104118149 gene encoding adenylate isopentenyltransferase 3, chloroplastic — encoded protein: MIGMRNSTLMCKQVWPNLLHLRNLPQKDKVLFVMGVTGAGKSRLSIDLATQFRGEVVNSDKIQVYKGLDIATNKITQEERCNIPHHLLGVIDPYKEFTTKNFCNMASLAVSSITDCGKLPIIVGGSNSFIEALVHDNSHNFRTRYDCCFLWVDVSMNVLNSFLYERVDKMMEIGMIEEVRNMFNPKNTDYTKGIRKAIGVPEFDSYFRAELSNSVDVETRERLLKEAINEVKINNCILASKQLEKIKRLINVKGWKIQRLDATEVFRRKQRNAEEEAEEIWKNIVMGQSIKIVGKFLCENNRSKMVYRNDVTAIKRAAASAIAQY